From Chloroflexota bacterium, a single genomic window includes:
- the rplP gene encoding 50S ribosomal protein L16, translating into MLMPKRVKYRKAQRGRMKGRATRGNTVAFGEYGLQALEPHWITSRQLEAARRAIVRFVRRGGKLWIRVFPDKPVTAKPAETRMGGGKGALSHWVAVVKPGRILFEIAGVREEVAREAFRLAANKLPIRTQFVSREDLATGGESS; encoded by the coding sequence AGAGGGTGAAATATCGCAAAGCTCAACGAGGCCGGATGAAGGGCCGCGCAACAAGGGGGAATACCGTAGCCTTTGGTGAATACGGTTTGCAGGCTTTGGAGCCACATTGGATTACCAGCCGCCAACTCGAAGCAGCACGGCGGGCTATTGTGCGCTTCGTCCGTCGTGGTGGCAAGTTGTGGATACGCGTTTTCCCGGACAAACCGGTGACTGCCAAGCCGGCAGAGACCCGCATGGGCGGTGGCAAGGGCGCTTTGTCCCATTGGGTGGCGGTGGTCAAACCTGGCCGCATCCTGTTCGAAATTGCTGGTGTGCGGGAAGAGGTTGCGCGAGAGGCCTTTCGCTTGGCTGCGAACAAACTTCCCATTCGGACGCAATTTGTCAGCCGGGAGGACCTGGCTACGGGAGGTGAGTCATCGTGA
- the rpmC gene encoding 50S ribosomal protein L29, with product MSAKDLRTLTDAELNQKLREAYQELFNLRFRHATKQIENTSRIRIVRRDIARIRTIMRERQLQAEQEG from the coding sequence ATCTCTGCCAAGGATTTGCGGACGCTGACGGATGCCGAGCTGAACCAAAAGCTGCGCGAGGCGTATCAAGAACTGTTCAACTTGCGCTTCCGTCACGCAACGAAACAGATTGAGAACACCAGCCGCATTCGCATCGTGCGGCGGGATATTGCACGTATCCGAACTATTATGCGCGAGCGCCAACTGCAAGCGGAACAGGAGGGATAG